A window of Prolixibacter sp. SD074 contains these coding sequences:
- a CDS encoding formylglycine-generating enzyme family protein, which yields MSSNQTVDKNNPLRIKQNNQGKVVLLLLPILILGVISYWVTDKNPEETAKQKKLISVDKTAQASIAKGFAPTISNPATSPGKAPDGMAWIPGGTFSMGATDPTTLQDGGQEPMNDARPVHRVYVDGFWMDKTEVTNAEFRQFVKATGYVTTAEKKPTPEDLPGVPDDKLVAGSIVFFPPQQQVQLNDYRQWWRFVPGANWKHPYGPDSNIEGMDNYPVVHITYADAKAYAKWAGKRLPTEAEWEFAARGGLSGKPYVWGDQLTPGGKWMANIFEGHFPESDDAADRYAGIAPVAQYPANGYGLYDMAGNVWEWCHDWYRADYYRQIAMTNDIVNNPQGPDAPNDPQEPGVPKRVQRGGSFLCTNQYCTRYMVGTRGKEEINSSTNHIGFRCIKSPGTQSPQGAGTQHR from the coding sequence ATGAGCTCAAATCAGACGGTAGATAAAAATAATCCGCTAAGAATAAAGCAGAACAACCAGGGAAAGGTGGTACTGTTACTATTGCCTATCCTGATTCTCGGTGTGATCAGCTATTGGGTCACCGATAAGAACCCGGAAGAAACAGCCAAGCAGAAGAAATTAATTTCGGTAGATAAAACCGCACAAGCATCCATCGCCAAAGGCTTTGCCCCGACCATTAGCAATCCGGCTACTTCTCCGGGAAAAGCTCCTGATGGAATGGCGTGGATTCCCGGCGGAACGTTCTCCATGGGAGCCACCGATCCAACCACGTTACAGGATGGCGGACAGGAGCCCATGAACGATGCCCGTCCGGTTCACCGGGTGTATGTCGATGGTTTCTGGATGGATAAAACGGAAGTAACTAATGCCGAATTTCGTCAATTCGTGAAAGCGACTGGTTACGTTACCACAGCGGAAAAGAAACCAACACCGGAAGATTTACCTGGTGTTCCGGACGATAAACTCGTGGCTGGTTCCATTGTCTTTTTTCCTCCGCAGCAGCAAGTGCAGCTAAACGATTATCGCCAGTGGTGGCGCTTCGTTCCCGGCGCCAACTGGAAACATCCCTACGGCCCGGACAGCAATATCGAAGGGATGGACAATTATCCTGTAGTACATATCACCTATGCCGATGCCAAAGCCTACGCCAAATGGGCCGGCAAACGACTGCCTACCGAAGCGGAATGGGAATTTGCGGCCCGAGGAGGCTTATCGGGGAAACCATACGTATGGGGCGACCAGCTAACACCCGGTGGCAAATGGATGGCCAATATTTTCGAGGGCCATTTCCCCGAATCGGATGACGCGGCTGACAGGTACGCCGGTATTGCCCCGGTGGCACAGTATCCGGCGAACGGTTACGGCTTGTACGACATGGCCGGCAACGTGTGGGAATGGTGCCACGACTGGTACCGGGCAGATTATTACCGGCAGATAGCCATGACCAACGATATTGTGAATAATCCGCAAGGCCCCGACGCACCTAACGATCCGCAGGAGCCCGGCGTCCCCAAACGGGTGCAGCGGGGCGGTTCCTTTCTTTGCACGAATCAATATTGTACACGATATATGGTAGGCACACGCGGAAAAGAAGAGATAAATTCCAGCACCAACCATATTGGCTTCCGGTGTATCAAATCACCCGGTACCCAATCCCCCCAGGGAGCAGGTACGCAACACCGGTAA
- a CDS encoding MBL fold metallo-hydrolase, with protein MSPIVIMLALLFPGQPAADTFETDTFQTDKGNLAITFIGHGTLMMMWDGKIIHIDPVSREADYSKLPKADLVLITHEHDDHLDPATIARLRKPGTKVIVSKSCEGKVPGETILLSGQSATDDGIGIDAVPAYNLLHKRPDGKPFHPKGNGNGYVLTMGGKRIYIAGDTENIPEMKNLKDIDIAFLPMNLPYTMTPGQTAEAARSFMPKILYPYHFGQTDPQKLVELLKDTPIDVRVRKME; from the coding sequence ATGTCACCTATCGTCATTATGCTGGCCCTGTTATTCCCGGGACAACCAGCCGCAGACACATTCGAAACCGATACGTTTCAAACGGATAAAGGAAACCTCGCCATTACCTTCATTGGGCACGGAACCCTGATGATGATGTGGGACGGGAAGATCATTCACATCGATCCGGTGAGCCGTGAAGCCGATTATTCGAAGCTTCCCAAAGCCGACCTGGTTTTGATAACCCACGAACATGACGATCATCTCGATCCGGCCACTATTGCACGGCTTCGGAAACCGGGTACGAAGGTTATTGTGAGCAAAAGCTGTGAAGGTAAAGTACCTGGTGAAACCATCCTCCTCAGCGGACAGAGTGCCACAGATGACGGCATTGGCATTGATGCAGTTCCGGCCTACAACCTGTTGCACAAACGCCCCGACGGCAAACCTTTTCACCCGAAAGGGAACGGTAACGGCTATGTGCTGACCATGGGCGGCAAACGCATTTACATTGCCGGTGATACCGAGAACATACCGGAGATGAAGAATCTGAAGGACATTGATATTGCGTTCCTGCCCATGAATCTGCCCTATACCATGACACCCGGGCAAACCGCTGAAGCTGCCCGGAGTTTCATGCCGAAGATTCTTTACCCTTATCACTTCGGGCAGACCGATCCGCAAAAGTTGGTGGAGCTATTAAAAGACACACCAATTGATGTTCGGGTGAGAAAAATGGAATAA
- a CDS encoding pentapeptide repeat-containing protein encodes MKSATAPHVSVIYREEDFSNQTFRFEEFEDCLFQNCNFSSCDFTRTVFLNCRFDNCDLSSSRFQQANLEGVVLDSCQLIGIDFTIISRVRLEMTFNDSELEMCNFTGLPLEETSFERCRIDECEFVETNLKMAKFRETDLTGTFFRQCDLTEADFRGAKNYRFNPWENQMKNARFSTPEVLSFLSPLQILID; translated from the coding sequence ATGAAGTCAGCTACCGCCCCGCACGTCAGTGTGATCTATCGCGAAGAAGATTTCTCCAATCAAACCTTTCGTTTCGAAGAGTTTGAAGATTGCCTCTTCCAAAATTGCAACTTTTCATCGTGCGATTTTACCCGGACCGTCTTCCTCAACTGCCGGTTCGACAATTGCGATCTGAGCAGCAGCCGCTTTCAGCAGGCCAACCTCGAAGGAGTTGTTTTAGACAGTTGTCAGTTGATTGGTATCGATTTCACCATAATTAGCCGCGTCAGGCTCGAAATGACTTTCAACGATTCGGAGCTCGAAATGTGCAACTTCACCGGTCTCCCCCTCGAAGAAACCTCGTTTGAAAGGTGCCGTATAGACGAATGCGAGTTTGTGGAAACCAACCTGAAAATGGCTAAGTTCCGGGAAACCGACCTGACCGGAACGTTCTTCCGGCAATGCGACCTGACTGAAGCCGATTTTCGCGGAGCCAAAAACTATCGCTTCAATCCGTGGGAAAACCAGATGAAAAATGCCCGTTTCTCGACACCCGAAGTGCTGTCGTTCCTTTCACCGCTGCAAATTTTGATTGACTGA
- a CDS encoding TetR/AcrR family transcriptional regulator: MNARQRIMMGAMDLFGRDGIRSVTMDAIAAELGISKRTIYENFRDKTELLREGIIAGGALYSKKQEEIMENAPNVIDALYRIGKENHQVMQKINPRFFSDLKKHYPDILELVTHDYMAKSGKFMLRLFRQGVEEGIFEQGINMEIVEAVWIQLVELAQSSKETGVISDSWSVKEWHFYLFMPYLRGISTDKGRMLIKQYLENFERFTAE, translated from the coding sequence ATGAATGCACGCCAACGAATCATGATGGGAGCAATGGATCTGTTTGGCAGGGACGGCATCCGGAGTGTAACAATGGATGCGATTGCTGCCGAGCTGGGCATCTCCAAGCGAACCATTTATGAGAATTTCAGGGATAAGACGGAATTGTTGAGAGAAGGTATTATTGCAGGTGGTGCGCTGTATAGTAAGAAGCAGGAAGAAATCATGGAGAATGCCCCGAATGTCATTGACGCACTGTATCGAATTGGTAAAGAAAATCACCAGGTGATGCAGAAAATCAATCCTCGTTTCTTCAGTGATTTGAAGAAGCATTATCCGGATATTCTGGAGTTGGTCACCCATGATTACATGGCGAAATCCGGGAAGTTCATGCTCCGGTTATTCAGGCAGGGTGTTGAAGAAGGAATATTTGAGCAGGGTATCAACATGGAAATTGTGGAGGCCGTGTGGATTCAATTGGTGGAGTTGGCCCAGAGCAGTAAAGAGACCGGGGTAATAAGTGACTCCTGGTCGGTAAAAGAATGGCACTTTTATCTGTTCATGCCTTATCTGCGGGGCATCAGTACTGACAAAGGCCGTATGCTGATTAAGCAATATCTCGAGAATTTCGAAAGATTCACAGCGGAATAA
- a CDS encoding MarC family protein has translation MQEIYSFGLLALTSFFTLFNPLGTMPIFVSMTSELSEEQKRKTARKAVVVAFITILVFAFSGQLLFRFFGISVNSFRIVGGVIFFLMGQDMLQARLGKIKMSEKESEINAYVNDISITPLAIPMISGPGSITNGIVLMEDASTFWKKLVLVGSIALILALTYVILVSGTRISKKLGPTGNNVLMRLMGLIVMVIAVEFFFSGLKPIVQDMIK, from the coding sequence ATGCAGGAAATTTATTCCTTCGGCCTGCTGGCCCTGACTTCATTCTTTACGCTGTTCAATCCGTTGGGAACCATGCCCATCTTTGTATCGATGACATCGGAGCTTTCCGAGGAGCAGAAACGAAAAACAGCGAGGAAAGCCGTAGTAGTCGCCTTTATCACCATCCTGGTGTTTGCGTTTTCCGGACAACTCCTGTTTCGGTTCTTTGGCATTTCGGTGAACAGCTTCCGCATTGTCGGGGGCGTTATTTTCTTCCTGATGGGACAAGATATGCTGCAGGCCCGGCTGGGAAAGATCAAGATGAGTGAAAAAGAGTCGGAGATCAACGCTTATGTGAACGATATTTCCATCACTCCGCTGGCCATTCCGATGATTAGCGGACCGGGCTCTATCACCAACGGCATTGTGTTAATGGAAGATGCTTCTACATTCTGGAAAAAGCTGGTGCTGGTAGGCTCTATTGCCCTCATCCTGGCGCTCACCTATGTCATCCTGGTTAGCGGGACCCGCATCAGTAAGAAGCTGGGGCCCACCGGGAACAATGTCCTCATGCGGTTGATGGGGCTCATTGTGATGGTAATTGCGGTGGAATTCTTCTTCAGCGGCTTGAAACCTATTGTGCAGGATATGATCAAATAG
- a CDS encoding sugar phosphate isomerase/epimerase, translating to MKRNTHLKSAGLLLLALLLSGLSSCKQTQNKQKKYIGLQLWSVRGHMKDDAKATVEAVGKIGYKFVEAAGYADGKFYGMEPTEFAALVKANGMDFLSSHTGQAVPDSSNRDKVMAWWDQCIAAHKAAGVKYIIQPFMDKVGYESIDGVQRYCDYFNAVGEKCNAAGIRFGYHNHDGEFKDIDGQTIYDYMLRNTDPEKVFFEMDLYWITEGGKNPVDYFNQYPGRFLFWHVKDTTELGGDDSVMDFKPIFADAGTAGMKYIVVEVEEYNFDPLVSVEKSLDFLNNAPYVK from the coding sequence ATGAAACGAAACACTCATCTAAAATCGGCTGGATTGCTGCTGTTGGCGCTCCTGCTATCCGGCCTTTCTTCCTGTAAACAAACCCAAAACAAACAGAAAAAATACATTGGTCTTCAACTCTGGTCGGTTCGCGGTCACATGAAAGATGATGCCAAAGCCACCGTGGAAGCGGTGGGTAAAATTGGTTACAAGTTTGTCGAGGCTGCCGGTTACGCCGATGGCAAGTTCTACGGTATGGAGCCAACCGAATTTGCTGCCCTGGTAAAAGCCAACGGCATGGATTTCCTTTCATCGCACACCGGACAGGCCGTGCCCGATTCATCGAACCGGGACAAGGTAATGGCCTGGTGGGACCAGTGTATTGCAGCACATAAAGCGGCCGGCGTAAAATACATCATTCAGCCGTTTATGGATAAAGTGGGTTACGAAAGTATTGACGGCGTTCAACGGTACTGTGATTATTTTAATGCCGTGGGTGAAAAATGTAACGCTGCCGGCATCCGTTTCGGTTACCATAACCACGACGGCGAATTCAAGGACATTGACGGGCAAACCATTTATGACTACATGCTCCGAAACACCGATCCGGAAAAGGTATTCTTCGAAATGGACCTGTACTGGATTACTGAAGGAGGTAAAAACCCGGTGGACTACTTTAACCAATATCCCGGACGATTCCTGTTCTGGCACGTGAAAGATACGACCGAACTGGGCGGCGATGACAGCGTGATGGATTTCAAACCCATCTTTGCCGATGCCGGGACGGCCGGCATGAAATACATTGTGGTGGAGGTGGAAGAGTATAATTTCGACCCGCTGGTCAGCGTAGAGAAAAGTCTCGACTTCCTGAACAATGCACCGTATGTGAAATAG
- the eno gene encoding phosphopyruvate hydratase has translation MKIAKVRAMEILDSRGNPTVEVDLKLENGTTGRAMVPSGASTGEREAFEMRDGDLKRYGGKGVLKAVENVNTVIANKTVGRCFGSQRELDLLLLELDGTANKSNLGANGILGVSMAFARAMATATNTPLYRYLGGSNAYLMPVPCMNVINGGRHADNNVDFQEFMIAPHGATSFQESIRMGAEVFHALKEVLKKKGYSTGVGDEGGFAPDLKSNEEAVEVILEGITKAGYRPGDDVSICLDPASSELWEDGKYRLFKSTKELITSDDMVKQWDNWARQYPIVLLEDGLAENDWEGWKNLTQTLGSHIELVGDDLFCTNKAILAEGIEKEVANSILIKLNQIGTVTETLETIEMAYKNGYNAFVSHRSGETVDTFIADLTVAVNAGHLKTGSGCRGERIEKFNQLMRIEQELVGSAAFAGKSAFKNA, from the coding sequence ATGAAAATTGCCAAAGTAAGAGCAATGGAAATCCTCGATTCAAGGGGAAATCCAACGGTTGAAGTCGATTTGAAACTGGAAAACGGAACGACAGGACGGGCCATGGTGCCCAGCGGCGCTTCCACCGGCGAACGCGAAGCTTTCGAAATGCGCGACGGCGACCTGAAACGCTACGGCGGAAAAGGGGTATTGAAAGCCGTTGAAAATGTGAACACTGTTATCGCGAATAAAACAGTGGGCCGCTGTTTCGGCAGCCAGCGCGAACTCGATCTCCTACTCCTCGAACTGGACGGAACAGCAAACAAATCGAACCTGGGAGCCAATGGCATCCTTGGCGTGTCGATGGCTTTTGCGCGTGCCATGGCTACCGCCACCAACACACCGCTCTACCGTTACCTGGGCGGCAGCAATGCCTACCTAATGCCCGTTCCGTGTATGAACGTCATCAACGGTGGCCGCCACGCCGACAACAATGTCGATTTCCAGGAATTCATGATTGCGCCGCATGGAGCTACTTCCTTCCAGGAATCCATCCGGATGGGCGCCGAAGTTTTCCATGCCCTGAAAGAGGTGCTGAAGAAGAAAGGATACAGCACCGGCGTGGGCGATGAGGGCGGTTTCGCTCCCGATTTGAAATCCAACGAAGAAGCGGTGGAGGTCATCCTCGAAGGAATTACTAAAGCCGGTTACCGGCCCGGCGACGACGTGAGCATTTGCCTCGACCCGGCATCGAGCGAGCTGTGGGAAGATGGTAAATACCGTCTCTTCAAAAGCACTAAAGAACTTATCACCAGCGATGACATGGTTAAACAGTGGGACAACTGGGCCCGTCAATATCCCATCGTATTACTGGAAGATGGTTTGGCAGAAAATGACTGGGAAGGATGGAAGAATTTGACACAAACCTTGGGCAGCCACATCGAGCTGGTGGGAGATGACCTCTTCTGCACCAACAAGGCTATCCTGGCGGAAGGCATTGAGAAGGAAGTAGCGAACTCCATCCTCATCAAGCTGAACCAGATTGGTACGGTAACCGAAACACTGGAAACCATCGAGATGGCGTACAAAAACGGGTACAATGCTTTTGTATCGCACCGGAGTGGCGAAACCGTCGACACGTTTATTGCCGACCTGACCGTTGCCGTGAATGCCGGACACCTGAAAACCGGAAGCGGCTGCCGGGGCGAACGCATTGAGAAGTTCAACCAGTTGATGCGCATCGAGCAGGAGCTGGTCGGCAGCGCTGCCTTTGCCGGCAAGAGCGCGTTCAAAAATGCGTAG
- a CDS encoding carbonic anhydrase — MNRLVPIKTKEDIFPEYRDTPIGDLLEYHDLNRDFDSYDSAQLLVGMCMDNRKHLHIPDNFSYIIRSGGANLRYSEFKVSYAIAVGNVRHIALIGHSNCGMVNLASKKENFIGGLVDKAGWERSFAEEHFNQFAPLFEIGNEIDFVLSEVKRLRNRYPKIMVAPMYYRVEDNKLYLIREE; from the coding sequence ATGAACAGACTTGTACCGATTAAGACCAAAGAAGACATCTTCCCGGAGTACCGGGATACGCCAATTGGTGATTTATTGGAGTACCACGATCTCAACCGGGATTTTGACTCCTACGATTCAGCACAGCTGCTGGTCGGTATGTGTATGGACAACCGGAAGCATCTGCACATCCCCGACAACTTCTCCTACATCATCAGGTCGGGTGGCGCCAATCTTCGTTACAGCGAATTTAAGGTATCGTATGCCATTGCGGTTGGAAATGTCCGTCACATCGCCCTCATCGGGCACAGTAACTGCGGAATGGTGAACCTGGCATCGAAAAAAGAAAATTTCATTGGTGGCCTGGTGGACAAAGCCGGCTGGGAACGTTCGTTTGCCGAAGAGCATTTCAATCAGTTCGCCCCGCTTTTCGAGATTGGCAACGAAATCGATTTCGTGTTAAGTGAAGTAAAGCGCTTACGCAACCGGTATCCGAAAATAATGGTAGCTCCCATGTACTACCGGGTGGAGGACAACAAACTCTACCTGATACGGGAGGAGTAA
- a CDS encoding TolC family protein produces the protein MRKVVLIVTFLFAGLATVYALPPGDMQLTLKQAQDYALEYNKNVKNAKLDVDAAQKRIWESIASGLPQIDAKADYSNYLGASMSIQFDPNQPATEIPFKTTANVSATVSQLLFSGSYLVGLQSAQIYKSLSETNYEKSQQDIKEQVANSYYLILVSEETRDILKKNLENMRSTLAKTKTMEKVGMAEATDVDQLSVSVSTLENGVRSADRQVEMAYNMLRFELGIPGEQEIHLTETIETIIDRINFTVLIDQSMSVDNNLDYKMIEIQEQLSEKQVALEKSAYLPTLSSYYSRIEKIKKASFDASPKNVIGLDLSIPIFSSGLRKAKVSEANIGLEQIQNQKDLLEEQLKIQEKQLRFNLRNALDKYTSQKENVKVALRVNRNFDLKYEQGVASSLERLQANDSYLQAETNYVGATLELLQAYVAWEKLLNNL, from the coding sequence ATGAGAAAAGTAGTGTTGATTGTTACCTTCCTGTTTGCCGGATTGGCAACGGTGTATGCGCTTCCGCCCGGAGATATGCAGTTGACGTTGAAACAGGCTCAGGATTATGCGCTTGAGTACAATAAGAACGTAAAGAATGCCAAACTCGATGTGGATGCTGCACAGAAGAGAATATGGGAGTCCATTGCGTCGGGGTTGCCGCAAATCGATGCCAAAGCTGATTACTCGAATTACCTCGGAGCTTCGATGAGTATTCAGTTTGATCCGAATCAGCCAGCAACAGAAATTCCGTTCAAAACGACCGCTAATGTTTCGGCAACCGTGTCGCAATTGCTATTTAGTGGAAGTTATCTGGTTGGATTGCAATCGGCTCAAATATACAAGTCGTTGTCGGAAACCAATTACGAAAAGTCGCAGCAGGACATTAAGGAACAGGTAGCCAACAGTTATTACCTGATTCTGGTGAGTGAAGAGACACGTGATATTCTGAAAAAGAACCTGGAGAACATGCGGAGTACACTGGCCAAAACCAAAACAATGGAAAAAGTTGGTATGGCTGAAGCGACTGATGTCGATCAGCTTTCTGTTTCAGTATCGACACTCGAAAACGGTGTTCGTTCGGCCGACCGGCAGGTGGAGATGGCTTATAACATGCTTCGGTTCGAACTCGGAATACCAGGTGAGCAAGAGATTCACCTGACTGAGACGATTGAAACGATCATCGATCGCATCAACTTCACCGTATTGATCGACCAATCCATGTCGGTAGACAATAACCTGGATTACAAAATGATAGAAATTCAGGAGCAACTATCGGAGAAACAGGTAGCCTTGGAAAAATCGGCCTATCTGCCTACGCTGAGTAGTTATTACAGCCGAATCGAGAAGATAAAGAAGGCAAGCTTTGATGCGTCGCCGAAAAATGTCATCGGATTGGACCTGAGTATTCCCATCTTTTCCAGCGGACTGCGGAAAGCCAAAGTGAGTGAAGCCAACATTGGCCTTGAACAGATACAAAACCAGAAGGATTTGCTGGAGGAGCAGTTGAAAATTCAGGAAAAGCAATTGCGGTTCAACCTGCGCAATGCCCTTGATAAGTACACTAGCCAGAAAGAAAATGTGAAGGTCGCTCTTCGGGTTAACCGGAATTTTGACCTGAAATACGAACAGGGAGTTGCATCGAGCCTGGAACGTTTGCAAGCTAATGACAGCTACCTGCAGGCCGAAACCAACTATGTAGGAGCTACACTGGAATTGCTGCAGGCCTATGTTGCCTGGGAAAAATTGTTGAATAATTTATAA
- a CDS encoding isochorismatase family protein, which translates to MESIQPSSGEPLQPFIPDGQPALLLVVGLTTDYCISTTVRMAGNLGFDTYVVNDATATFPKKGFDGKSYSAEDIHQTALASLNEEFATVLNTEDIIKTFI; encoded by the coding sequence ATGGAGAGCATACAGCCATCATCCGGCGAACCGCTTCAGCCGTTTATTCCCGACGGACAGCCAGCCTTGTTGTTGGTGGTCGGCCTCACCACCGATTATTGTATTTCCACGACCGTGCGCATGGCCGGCAACCTCGGCTTCGACACGTATGTGGTAAACGATGCCACCGCCACGTTCCCCAAAAAAGGTTTTGATGGAAAAAGCTATTCCGCTGAAGATATTCACCAAACGGCGCTGGCCAGCCTGAACGAAGAATTTGCTACTGTATTGAATACGGAGGACATCATAAAAACATTCATTTAA
- a CDS encoding efflux RND transporter periplasmic adaptor subunit, giving the protein MNFRIQLFMLLVATGLFATGCGNKSGKSEAGDVKQDSVKIRPVKVMLLEPQKVSRTIKQTASFVAYHENYLSSASPGRIEKIYVEVGDHVKAGQLLVQMDRSQLKQAELQLENLKTDFGRLDTLQKTGTVTQQSYDQLATQYNIAKENVQFLKENTELRAPLSGVITSKYFEDGEMYSGSPNTSAGKAAIVTLMQLNPIKAVINVTEKDFPRIHKGMKVDVTADVYPGKVFEGTVYRIHPAIDPLSRTFTVEITIPNDDEKIRPGMYGKVAIHVGSDVAKLVPSIAVIKQEGTDQRYLFKYVNGIAKRVDVQMGERFNANIEVISNELKDGDKIIVVGQANLIDGRAVKIVN; this is encoded by the coding sequence ATGAATTTCAGAATACAACTATTCATGCTGCTGGTTGCCACAGGGCTTTTCGCCACCGGGTGCGGAAACAAAAGCGGTAAAAGCGAAGCAGGCGACGTCAAACAGGATAGTGTTAAAATACGACCGGTTAAAGTAATGTTGCTGGAGCCACAGAAAGTTAGCCGGACCATTAAGCAAACAGCTTCCTTTGTGGCTTATCACGAAAACTACCTTAGCTCAGCCAGCCCGGGCCGGATTGAAAAGATTTATGTTGAGGTCGGCGATCATGTAAAAGCCGGTCAGTTGCTGGTGCAAATGGATCGCTCGCAGCTGAAGCAGGCCGAACTGCAACTCGAAAACCTGAAGACCGATTTCGGTCGGCTCGATACCCTGCAGAAGACCGGAACGGTGACACAGCAAAGTTATGACCAGCTGGCGACACAGTACAACATAGCCAAAGAGAATGTTCAGTTCCTGAAGGAAAACACCGAACTCAGGGCGCCGCTCAGTGGAGTTATTACCAGCAAATATTTCGAGGATGGTGAGATGTATTCCGGCTCACCGAACACATCAGCCGGAAAAGCAGCCATTGTAACGCTGATGCAGCTCAACCCGATAAAGGCAGTTATCAACGTGACGGAAAAGGACTTTCCCCGTATTCATAAGGGAATGAAAGTAGATGTTACAGCGGATGTTTATCCCGGTAAGGTTTTCGAAGGAACAGTTTATCGTATCCATCCGGCCATTGACCCGTTATCGAGAACTTTCACGGTAGAAATAACCATTCCGAATGATGATGAGAAAATCCGTCCCGGAATGTATGGCAAGGTTGCCATTCATGTGGGAAGCGATGTGGCTAAGCTGGTTCCCTCCATTGCCGTTATAAAGCAGGAGGGTACCGATCAACGTTACCTGTTCAAGTACGTTAATGGAATCGCAAAACGGGTAGATGTTCAAATGGGCGAGCGCTTCAATGCCAATATTGAAGTTATCTCCAACGAGCTGAAGGATGGCGATAAGATCATCGTTGTAGGACAAGCCAACCTGATAGATGGCAGAGCAGTGAAAATCGTGAATTAA
- a CDS encoding class I SAM-dependent methyltransferase: MTKDWNPELYNDKHAFVYQYGQGILGWLEPKANERILDVGCGSGQLTSQIKESAAWVVGMDYSPEMIADARSKYPGIAFEVGNASDFEFNQWFDAIFSNAALHWVTDYEGAVKCMYRNLKPGGRLVAEFGGKGNVQHIVGTLRKVLAKHGYHEQAEKQLWYYPSIGEYATVLEKAGFRVTRAEHFDRPTELADPDKGIIDWLSMFGKQFFDGVSDEDAGTIKAEVQETLRQVSFADGKWYADYKRIRVMAVKEKAETIDTK, encoded by the coding sequence ATGACAAAAGACTGGAACCCGGAATTGTACAACGACAAGCACGCATTTGTGTACCAATACGGACAGGGAATTCTCGGCTGGCTGGAACCCAAAGCAAACGAACGCATTCTCGACGTGGGCTGCGGCTCCGGACAACTCACCAGTCAGATTAAAGAAAGCGCTGCTTGGGTGGTGGGAATGGATTATTCGCCCGAAATGATTGCCGACGCGCGAAGCAAATATCCCGGCATCGCGTTCGAGGTTGGAAACGCGTCCGATTTTGAGTTCAACCAATGGTTCGATGCCATCTTCTCGAATGCGGCGCTCCACTGGGTAACCGATTACGAGGGAGCTGTTAAATGCATGTACCGCAACCTGAAACCGGGCGGCCGTTTGGTGGCCGAGTTCGGTGGAAAAGGCAATGTGCAACACATCGTGGGAACCTTGCGGAAGGTGCTGGCCAAACACGGTTATCACGAACAGGCCGAAAAGCAACTCTGGTATTACCCGTCGATTGGGGAGTATGCCACGGTGCTCGAAAAAGCCGGGTTCCGGGTAACCCGGGCCGAACATTTCGACCGTCCCACGGAACTGGCTGACCCGGATAAAGGTATCATCGACTGGCTGTCGATGTTTGGCAAGCAATTCTTCGACGGCGTGAGCGACGAGGATGCCGGAACCATCAAAGCCGAAGTACAGGAAACATTGAGGCAGGTTAGTTTTGCCGACGGTAAATGGTATGCCGACTACAAACGCATCCGCGTGATGGCCGTAAAGGAGAAAGCTGAAACCATCGATACCAAATAA